One segment of Anatilimnocola aggregata DNA contains the following:
- a CDS encoding DUF11 domain-containing protein: protein MNRVWGMLRWVREKMNIKLALVVLVMGTGLSMGYIGYRRISGKQALPEPKKVVTGGGAPIPGDPAEFATPAAAEAPVYDPHAPVGAPTQPPPFAFNSNAYGTPATTPPADSTPPAYSADTGAPAQLAPYQPVVAGDNAAYAADPAQPPAEEAPLPSAPPDGQPAPFNSFAAAPGDPPANPIRGSASLSDDPATEPTPTEAMQPNAYAPPGYDSAPTEPIPTAYNPMPLRSAPLSLAPETASPNSYAPQVAATDLAEPAPRALGGYSSSAAASPRDAGARSEATGQGTPGERHFEGAQTPALTLEKVAPAEIQVGKLATFELHVKNVGQIPAQQVQVTDQIPRGTQLVEAKPQFQRAADGTLVWPLGTMQPGDEKVIQLQVMPQAEGEIGSVAQVTFAATATARSISTRPLLTIEHSAPEKLLIGETLNMTITVSNPGTGAATGVVVEEDVPQGLSHQSGNELEYEIGTLRPGESKRMELTLRADKAGIIKNTIVVRGDANLAAQHEINIEVIAPQLQVGVVGPKKRFLERPATYTVSVSNPGTAAARDVELVAYLPRGMKFVETDSQGTYDPQQHAVFWSLQELPATKAGNVKLTAMPQEVGDQKLRIEGRADLGLNTAFEQVVSVDAAAELIHTIADLSDPIEVGSDTTYEVKVTNIGTKSATNIRISAMLPPELKALSGEGPTRAANDGSRVIFEPLARLNPQEEAVFRIQANAQKAGDFIIRVQISSNEWPNPVTREESTRVYLDR, encoded by the coding sequence ATGAACCGCGTGTGGGGAATGCTCCGTTGGGTTCGTGAGAAGATGAACATCAAGCTGGCCCTTGTGGTGCTGGTGATGGGGACCGGTCTGTCCATGGGCTACATCGGATACCGGCGGATCAGCGGCAAGCAAGCCTTGCCCGAACCGAAGAAGGTCGTCACCGGTGGCGGCGCGCCGATTCCTGGTGACCCTGCTGAGTTTGCAACCCCTGCAGCTGCCGAAGCACCGGTCTATGATCCGCACGCGCCGGTGGGAGCTCCAACGCAACCGCCGCCGTTTGCTTTCAACTCGAATGCTTATGGAACTCCGGCGACTACGCCGCCTGCCGACAGCACGCCGCCGGCCTACTCCGCCGATACCGGAGCGCCAGCGCAACTGGCTCCCTATCAACCTGTGGTTGCTGGAGACAACGCAGCCTATGCCGCTGATCCCGCGCAGCCCCCTGCCGAAGAGGCACCTTTGCCAAGCGCCCCGCCCGATGGCCAGCCTGCGCCATTCAATAGCTTTGCAGCTGCACCGGGCGATCCTCCTGCCAATCCCATCCGCGGTAGTGCCTCGCTAAGTGATGATCCTGCCACCGAACCAACTCCCACCGAAGCGATGCAGCCCAACGCGTATGCTCCGCCCGGTTACGACAGCGCGCCGACCGAGCCCATTCCTACCGCCTACAATCCGATGCCGCTCCGTTCGGCACCTCTGAGCCTGGCCCCGGAAACAGCTTCGCCCAATTCGTATGCTCCGCAAGTGGCCGCGACTGACCTGGCTGAACCCGCGCCGCGCGCTCTCGGTGGTTACAGCAGCAGTGCTGCTGCATCCCCCCGCGATGCCGGTGCTCGTTCAGAAGCCACCGGCCAGGGAACGCCGGGCGAACGTCACTTCGAAGGTGCCCAGACCCCAGCACTCACGCTCGAAAAAGTAGCCCCCGCTGAAATCCAAGTGGGCAAACTCGCCACGTTCGAACTGCATGTGAAGAATGTCGGCCAGATTCCGGCCCAACAAGTCCAAGTGACTGACCAGATCCCACGTGGAACGCAACTTGTCGAAGCCAAGCCGCAATTTCAACGGGCTGCCGATGGCACGCTCGTCTGGCCGCTCGGCACCATGCAGCCCGGCGATGAGAAAGTCATTCAATTGCAAGTGATGCCGCAGGCCGAAGGCGAAATTGGCAGTGTCGCGCAAGTTACCTTCGCGGCGACTGCCACTGCCCGCTCCATCAGCACTCGGCCACTCCTCACCATTGAGCATAGCGCGCCGGAAAAATTGTTGATCGGCGAAACGCTCAATATGACGATCACGGTCAGCAATCCCGGCACTGGTGCCGCGACAGGCGTTGTGGTCGAAGAAGACGTGCCGCAAGGGCTGTCGCATCAATCGGGCAACGAGCTTGAATATGAAATCGGCACGCTGCGGCCCGGCGAATCCAAGCGAATGGAACTCACCCTGCGCGCCGATAAGGCCGGCATCATCAAGAACACGATCGTTGTCCGTGGCGATGCCAATCTGGCTGCCCAGCACGAAATCAACATCGAAGTCATCGCCCCGCAGTTGCAAGTCGGCGTCGTGGGACCGAAGAAGCGGTTCCTCGAACGTCCAGCCACTTACACCGTCTCGGTTAGCAACCCCGGCACCGCAGCAGCTCGCGATGTCGAACTCGTCGCCTATTTGCCGCGCGGCATGAAGTTCGTCGAAACCGATTCGCAAGGCACCTACGACCCGCAGCAACATGCGGTCTTCTGGAGCTTACAGGAACTTCCCGCCACTAAGGCTGGCAATGTAAAGTTGACCGCCATGCCGCAGGAAGTGGGCGATCAAAAATTGCGGATCGAAGGGCGCGCCGACCTCGGCCTTAACACCGCCTTCGAGCAGGTGGTCAGCGTCGACGCTGCTGCGGAATTGATTCACACGATTGCCGATCTGTCGGACCCGATCGAAGTGGGGAGCGATACGACCTACGAAGTGAAGGTGACGAACATCGGCACCAAGTCGGCGACCAACATTCGCATCTCGGCAATGCTCCCACCCGAACTGAAAGCCCTCTCCGGCGAAGGACCGACGCGCGCGGCCAACGACGGCTCGCGCGTTATTTTCGAGCCGCTCGCCCGGCTCAATCCGCAGGAGGAAGCCGTCTTTCGCATTCAAGCCAACGCTCAGAAGGCGGGCGATTTCATCATCCGCGTTCAGATCAGCAGCAACGAGTGGCCGAATCCGGTCACCCGCGAAGAAAGCACCCGCGTCTATCTCGACCGTTAA
- a CDS encoding ubiquitin-conjugating enzyme E2 yields the protein MDPKQRTERLLADHALLQKLSAGSSILKVESFGEPADRYVFTFRGKGLARDVTQTGEISIVELHQVEVRLPYAYPTSPPDIRWLTPILHPNISFSGFVNLNEMGLPWMPDVGLDVICERLWDMARSAYLNLDRATNYSAKNWYEDECKHQLPVDSRPLRSAGSVSTSNIVSYSHRAGEGVRWTSPAATGEVLFIDENTPVPNSPGRKQRGAKGKDDDVFYIGPE from the coding sequence ATGGATCCCAAGCAACGCACCGAACGTCTGCTCGCCGACCACGCGCTGTTGCAGAAGCTGAGTGCCGGCAGCAGCATTTTGAAAGTCGAATCGTTTGGGGAACCAGCCGATCGGTATGTCTTTACGTTTCGCGGCAAAGGACTGGCCCGCGATGTGACCCAGACCGGCGAGATCTCGATTGTCGAACTTCACCAGGTCGAAGTGCGCTTGCCCTATGCCTATCCCACCAGCCCGCCCGATATTCGCTGGCTCACTCCCATTCTTCACCCCAACATTTCGTTCAGCGGGTTCGTCAACCTGAACGAAATGGGTTTGCCATGGATGCCCGACGTGGGGCTCGACGTAATCTGCGAGCGTTTGTGGGACATGGCTCGCAGTGCCTATTTGAATCTCGACCGCGCAACCAACTACTCGGCCAAGAATTGGTACGAGGACGAATGCAAGCATCAACTTCCGGTCGACAGTCGTCCTCTGCGTTCGGCTGGCAGTGTGAGCACGTCGAATATCGTCAGCTATTCGCATCGCGCGGGCGAAGGTGTTCGGTGGACCTCTCCCGCAGCCACGGGCGAAGTCCTTTTCATTGACGAGAATACACCGGTACCCAATTCACCTGGGCGCAAGCAGCGCGGTGCCAAGGGGAAGGATGACGATGTGTTCTACATTGGGCCGGAATAA
- a CDS encoding MPN domain-containing protein, producing the protein MSDDMQFGEVEESQPQQNLRPDRNRHFAVVAYGQPVERDLPIFVDLDVLLDMEAHAASDKTVELGGVMLGGHYEDAEGQPFVVISDSLRAEHYESTKGSFKFTHDTWEKISRQRDEFPAEMQMAGWYHTHPDWGVFLSGMDMFICDNFFNKPLDVAYVIDPCRLDRAFFMWTGKPKERIRRTGGFFVTASRFRQAELEQTVQALEGKQAMPSYTPGSAGSPNIYVQSPPPPPKPAWEGMAMMGMLALQFCLLSLIAWKLLATPDGGDSAVAKLSLEKELAARAEAEQLAHQSQRDLLVMDRVLQEVKGTDRGLVEHYREEMNKRKDLELALRNSQAVQEHKFAEFEASLKKLERSNLDQAAVIETWEAKNEKLHAENTKLADDLKLRDGQIAALEKQLQPAADEVSTSPFAWPPNGRTWWYLGGGIIVLAAFGFAGYWFRNQAHAPVDESLVESPPSAVDSPATETASPEKNSGKNVG; encoded by the coding sequence ATGTCCGACGACATGCAATTTGGCGAAGTCGAGGAGTCGCAGCCGCAGCAGAACCTGCGACCCGACCGCAATCGCCATTTTGCTGTGGTCGCTTATGGCCAGCCCGTCGAGCGTGATCTGCCGATTTTTGTCGACCTCGATGTGCTCTTGGATATGGAAGCTCACGCGGCAAGCGATAAGACGGTCGAACTGGGCGGCGTGATGTTGGGCGGGCATTATGAAGATGCGGAAGGCCAGCCCTTCGTCGTCATTTCCGATTCGCTGCGGGCCGAGCATTACGAAAGCACGAAGGGAAGCTTCAAGTTCACGCACGATACGTGGGAGAAGATCTCGCGCCAGCGGGACGAGTTTCCTGCCGAGATGCAAATGGCCGGCTGGTATCACACGCATCCCGATTGGGGTGTGTTCTTGTCGGGCATGGACATGTTCATCTGCGATAACTTTTTCAACAAGCCGCTCGACGTGGCGTACGTGATCGATCCCTGCCGGCTCGATCGGGCGTTCTTCATGTGGACCGGCAAACCCAAAGAACGGATCAGGCGAACGGGCGGGTTCTTTGTCACCGCGTCCCGTTTTCGACAGGCCGAACTCGAACAGACCGTGCAGGCGTTAGAAGGAAAACAAGCAATGCCCAGCTATACACCTGGTTCCGCGGGTTCGCCGAATATTTACGTGCAGTCGCCACCACCGCCACCGAAGCCCGCGTGGGAAGGAATGGCGATGATGGGCATGCTCGCGCTGCAGTTCTGCCTGCTCTCGCTGATTGCCTGGAAACTGCTCGCCACGCCCGATGGCGGCGATTCTGCGGTTGCCAAACTTAGCTTGGAAAAAGAACTGGCGGCCCGCGCCGAGGCTGAACAATTGGCCCATCAGAGCCAGCGCGACTTGCTGGTGATGGATCGCGTGCTGCAAGAAGTGAAGGGAACCGATCGCGGGCTGGTCGAGCACTATCGCGAGGAGATGAACAAACGGAAAGATCTGGAACTGGCGCTGCGCAATAGTCAGGCAGTGCAGGAGCACAAGTTCGCGGAGTTCGAAGCCAGCCTCAAAAAACTCGAGCGCAGTAATCTTGACCAGGCCGCTGTGATTGAGACCTGGGAAGCGAAAAACGAGAAGCTCCATGCCGAGAACACGAAGCTGGCGGACGACCTGAAGCTGCGCGACGGACAAATTGCCGCGCTCGAAAAGCAATTGCAGCCCGCCGCCGACGAGGTCAGCACCAGTCCCTTCGCCTGGCCGCCAAACGGCCGCACCTGGTGGTATTTAGGAGGCGGCATCATCGTACTGGCGGCCTTCGGTTTCGCCGGTTATTGGTTTCGTAACCAAGCGCACGCTCCGGTGGACGAATCACTGGTAGAGTCACCGCCATCCGCAGTCGACAGTCCGGCCACCGAAACCGCGAGCCCGGAAAAGAACTCAGGCAAGAACGTAGGATAG
- a CDS encoding HesA/MoeB/ThiF family protein, whose protein sequence is MSDFIIDDDDRYSRLRLISWWDQDKLRAAKILVVGAGALGNEVLKNLSLLGVGKVLVIDLDEIEDSNLTRSVLFRASDRGQSKAIAAAKMLHEINPDTHVVPIHGNVMTDIGLGVFRDVDVVIGCLDNREARLWVNRCCWKVGTPWVDGGIQEISGVAKVFVPPGSACYECAMTENDYRLISLRYSCPLLKREDLLAGKVPTAPTIGSMIAGLQTQEALKLLHGLPVQAGAAMVFNGIANNFYTTHYQRREDCLSHETYPEPISLDASAASFTAQDLFGAARSHFAAGTKLTLELDRDLVLALHCGCGNTRSVMRPQQLVAADEALCPSCSQAAQPEMIHSIAQDHPLASEKLAALGIPAYDIVRVTGGGEYQTFLLAADEKEVFKA, encoded by the coding sequence ATGTCCGACTTTATCATCGACGATGATGACCGCTACTCGCGCCTCCGGCTTATTAGCTGGTGGGATCAGGACAAACTGCGCGCGGCGAAGATTTTGGTCGTGGGTGCCGGAGCGCTGGGCAATGAGGTGCTGAAGAATCTCTCGTTGCTGGGTGTGGGCAAGGTACTGGTGATCGATCTCGACGAGATCGAAGACTCGAACCTGACGCGCTCGGTTCTGTTTCGCGCGAGTGACCGCGGCCAGAGCAAAGCGATCGCCGCAGCGAAGATGCTGCACGAGATTAATCCCGATACGCACGTGGTGCCGATTCACGGCAACGTGATGACCGACATCGGGCTAGGTGTATTTCGCGATGTCGACGTGGTGATCGGCTGCCTCGACAATCGCGAAGCTCGACTGTGGGTCAATCGCTGCTGCTGGAAAGTCGGCACACCGTGGGTGGATGGTGGGATTCAAGAGATCAGTGGCGTGGCCAAAGTCTTTGTGCCGCCGGGCAGCGCTTGCTATGAATGCGCGATGACCGAGAACGATTATCGCCTCATCAGTTTGCGCTATAGTTGCCCGCTGCTGAAGCGAGAGGACTTGCTCGCAGGCAAAGTGCCGACTGCCCCGACGATTGGTTCGATGATCGCTGGGCTGCAGACCCAGGAAGCGCTCAAACTGCTGCACGGTCTGCCTGTGCAAGCCGGCGCGGCGATGGTTTTCAATGGGATCGCCAACAACTTCTATACGACCCATTATCAGCGGCGAGAAGATTGCCTCAGCCACGAGACTTACCCCGAGCCGATCTCGCTTGACGCCTCCGCGGCATCGTTTACCGCGCAGGATCTATTCGGGGCGGCCCGCTCGCATTTCGCCGCAGGTACCAAGCTAACGCTCGAACTCGATCGGGACCTGGTCCTCGCGCTGCACTGTGGTTGTGGCAATACGCGCAGCGTCATGCGGCCGCAGCAACTGGTCGCCGCCGATGAAGCTTTGTGTCCCAGTTGCAGTCAGGCGGCCCAGCCCGAGATGATTCACTCCATCGCTCAAGATCATCCGCTCGCCAGTGAAAAACTCGCTGCCCTCGGCATTCCTGCTTACGATATTGTTCGCGTTACCGGCGGCGGTGAGTATCAAACCTTTCTGCTGGCCGCTGATGAGAAAGAAGTATTCAAGGCCTAA
- a CDS encoding Mov34/MPN/PAD-1 family protein → MTSARAKEPFDLDRLRDARQLGTLYRSGAVVVIEEPVLDEILSYSSHDLVREVGGFLLGEIHQEEPNCVIVRHFHPAVQATSRAASLTFTHETWSDLHRQAELRFPGAVVVGWQHTHPGFGVFLSAYDLFIHRNFFSLPWQIAMVVDPRRQELGFFHWRADEVLDCGFVCLGG, encoded by the coding sequence ATGACCTCAGCTCGGGCCAAAGAACCTTTTGACCTCGACCGGCTGCGCGATGCGCGGCAACTGGGGACGCTCTATCGGAGCGGCGCAGTGGTCGTGATCGAAGAGCCCGTGCTCGACGAGATTCTGTCGTACTCAAGTCACGACCTGGTGCGCGAAGTGGGAGGTTTCTTGCTGGGCGAGATTCATCAAGAAGAGCCCAATTGCGTGATCGTGCGGCATTTTCATCCCGCCGTGCAAGCCACTTCGCGGGCCGCGTCCCTAACCTTCACGCATGAGACCTGGTCTGACTTGCACCGGCAGGCGGAACTTCGCTTTCCTGGTGCGGTCGTTGTCGGCTGGCAACATACGCATCCAGGTTTTGGCGTTTTCCTCTCCGCTTATGACCTGTTCATTCACCGCAACTTTTTTTCGCTCCCCTGGCAAATCGCCATGGTCGTCGACCCCCGTCGCCAGGAACTCGGCTTCTTCCACTGGCGCGCCGACGAAGTCCTCGACTGTGGGTTTGTGTGCCTCGGCGGGTAG
- a CDS encoding ubiquitin-conjugating enzyme E2 translates to MSATSPRLRRLHSDLRAMQQLQAESSILHFTADGDLPEAYQIRFLGRGLMRGENSGPIELQERHEVTIRLGAGYPRMMPEIRWKSPIFHPNISGNGSVCLGGYGTYWVPSLTLDELCHMLWDMIRYENYDVTSPYNREAALWAKTQSSHKLPLDARPLRDRLARAAEMESMGIKPTPAKLDRPVRTPVAAVPVPVRAAIPPVIRPPVRPAATIARRANEAEESGVMFLDDAIEAEIVRPAASDSDIMFIQ, encoded by the coding sequence ATGAGCGCTACATCTCCCCGCCTGCGCCGGCTGCATAGCGACCTGAGAGCGATGCAACAGCTGCAGGCCGAAAGTTCGATCCTGCATTTCACTGCCGATGGCGACCTGCCCGAGGCGTATCAGATTCGTTTTCTCGGCCGCGGCCTGATGCGCGGCGAGAACAGCGGACCGATCGAACTTCAGGAACGTCACGAAGTGACCATTCGGCTCGGCGCGGGCTATCCGCGCATGATGCCAGAGATTCGCTGGAAGTCGCCGATCTTCCATCCGAACATTTCGGGCAACGGCTCGGTCTGCCTCGGCGGCTATGGTACGTATTGGGTGCCGAGCCTTACGCTCGACGAATTGTGCCACATGCTGTGGGACATGATTCGTTACGAAAACTACGACGTGACGAGCCCCTACAATCGCGAAGCGGCCCTGTGGGCCAAGACCCAGTCGTCGCACAAGTTGCCGCTCGATGCTCGCCCGCTACGCGACCGACTTGCCCGGGCGGCAGAAATGGAAAGCATGGGCATAAAGCCGACGCCGGCCAAGCTCGATCGCCCCGTGCGCACACCAGTCGCCGCGGTGCCGGTCCCCGTTCGCGCCGCAATTCCGCCTGTCATTCGTCCCCCCGTTCGTCCCGCCGCGACTATTGCGCGGCGCGCTAACGAAGCGGAAGAAAGTGGCGTGATGTTTTTGGATGACGCCATTGAAGCCGAGATCGTTCGTCCCGCTGCCAGCGATTCCGACATCATGTTTATTCAATAG
- a CDS encoding EsaB/YukD family protein, translating into MSVPSNAASSNEERKGTRVTFLDQTGAKSVEAVIADTVTVKRILPNIITKMNLPVMGPDGQPMSYSLDHKEGGKRLREEQTLIDASVFDGHHLIVYPEIVAG; encoded by the coding sequence ATGTCTGTCCCCTCGAATGCAGCGTCCTCGAACGAGGAGCGTAAGGGAACGCGGGTTACGTTTCTCGATCAGACCGGCGCCAAGAGCGTCGAAGCGGTGATTGCCGATACGGTCACCGTGAAGCGAATTCTGCCCAACATCATCACCAAAATGAACTTACCCGTGATGGGTCCCGACGGGCAGCCGATGAGCTATAGCCTCGATCATAAAGAGGGTGGCAAGCGGCTGCGCGAAGAACAAACCCTGATCGACGCCTCGGTATTCGACGGTCATCACTTGATCGTCTATCCCGAGATCGTGGCCGGTTAA
- a CDS encoding right-handed parallel beta-helix repeat-containing protein encodes MNDRIRFLLTFVWLLLAVSIAPGAEYRSHPPQRPLPTPTKGELAVGPKLFVDATRGHDSNAGTEAAPWRSLRYAARKVQPGDTIYLRGGTYYEHVALVRSGTAEAPITIASYPGELAILDGGLREFAEDPAGSWRPLPDGAEGEYISAKSYFDADTRLPPHQFLPGAWEPMWGIEDERPLALGNFADSLVPLHGYRTLKDLRSPNEYWLGNKQEIATIGLYGGPGMWFNRQTGRVHIRLAHNQLAGLGKQAYRGETDPRRVPLIVALGFGANVLRLTGIKHVTIQGLVLRGATGSPLIHVYGSENIELDHLTVYGGFPALLVNATKSLRVTNSAFRGLAAPWTSRAHMKYRGTASYQIVLQNNQPLNDDIELAWCEFTDDHDFAYLRCATNLRFHHNLVDNFNDDGLESGPKLRAHTLFISQNRIGACLIPFSQHEIDKDESPVDHTPETGVFVYRNVIDLRRGTYKSPPKEADATGSYLHEEGHLVGDHGGPTWPVLRFYHNTTLRKTPVFRDYFLFGLGAQGLRNTERDVLNNIFVQAEQVPGAGFAGIKEPGNVRAGGNLLWGLKEGPELAREPFAKFRASPLFIASRKYYEPGLTTHDKVADPKFVAYSVDSPATADLHLQPDSPALNSGLKVPAAWPDPLRDADQAEPDIGAIPHGAPAWGVGVDGRISLFTGEAPVRQSLRD; translated from the coding sequence ATGAATGATCGAATCAGGTTTCTCCTCACGTTTGTCTGGTTACTACTCGCCGTCTCGATCGCCCCCGGAGCCGAGTATCGTTCGCACCCGCCGCAGCGGCCTCTCCCCACTCCGACCAAAGGTGAACTAGCCGTAGGCCCCAAGTTGTTCGTCGATGCAACTCGTGGTCACGACTCCAACGCCGGGACCGAAGCGGCACCCTGGCGCTCGCTGCGTTATGCAGCCCGCAAGGTACAGCCGGGCGATACCATCTATCTCCGCGGCGGAACCTATTACGAACACGTGGCTCTCGTGCGCTCCGGCACAGCAGAGGCACCCATCACCATTGCTTCCTATCCGGGCGAACTCGCCATCCTCGACGGCGGACTGAGGGAGTTTGCCGAAGACCCAGCTGGCAGTTGGCGACCACTTCCCGATGGTGCCGAAGGAGAATACATCTCCGCGAAATCTTACTTTGATGCCGACACGCGCTTGCCGCCGCATCAGTTCCTGCCGGGTGCCTGGGAACCCATGTGGGGCATCGAAGACGAGCGGCCCTTGGCACTCGGCAACTTTGCCGATTCACTCGTGCCGCTCCATGGCTATCGCACGCTCAAGGATCTTCGTTCACCGAACGAATACTGGCTCGGGAACAAACAGGAAATTGCAACGATCGGTCTCTATGGTGGGCCGGGGATGTGGTTCAACCGGCAGACGGGGCGAGTTCACATTCGCCTCGCCCACAACCAATTGGCGGGGCTTGGCAAGCAGGCGTATCGCGGCGAAACCGATCCGCGCCGCGTGCCTCTCATCGTGGCCCTCGGCTTTGGCGCGAACGTTCTCCGCTTGACCGGCATCAAGCACGTGACGATTCAAGGCCTCGTCCTGCGCGGCGCGACGGGCAGTCCTCTGATCCACGTCTACGGCTCGGAGAATATCGAACTCGATCATCTGACCGTCTATGGCGGCTTTCCAGCTCTACTCGTCAATGCGACGAAGAGCCTTCGCGTCACGAACAGCGCCTTTCGCGGTTTGGCTGCTCCCTGGACTTCCCGCGCGCACATGAAGTATCGAGGGACCGCCTCGTATCAGATCGTGCTGCAGAACAATCAACCGCTGAATGACGACATCGAACTCGCCTGGTGCGAATTCACCGACGATCACGACTTCGCTTATCTTCGCTGCGCGACCAACCTCCGCTTCCATCACAACCTGGTCGACAACTTTAACGACGATGGCCTCGAGTCTGGCCCTAAGCTCCGCGCACACACCCTCTTCATTTCGCAGAACCGGATTGGTGCGTGCCTGATACCGTTCTCGCAGCACGAGATTGACAAGGACGAATCTCCCGTCGATCACACTCCCGAAACCGGCGTGTTCGTCTATCGCAATGTGATCGACCTCCGCCGCGGCACCTACAAATCGCCTCCTAAAGAGGCCGACGCCACCGGCAGCTATCTGCACGAAGAAGGTCATCTGGTCGGCGATCACGGTGGACCCACCTGGCCCGTGCTCCGCTTCTATCACAACACCACGCTGCGCAAGACTCCTGTCTTTCGCGACTACTTTCTCTTTGGGCTAGGTGCTCAAGGGCTGCGGAATACCGAGCGCGATGTCCTCAACAACATTTTTGTGCAGGCCGAGCAAGTTCCCGGCGCGGGCTTCGCCGGCATTAAAGAGCCAGGTAACGTGCGCGCCGGTGGCAACCTGCTATGGGGCTTGAAAGAAGGGCCCGAACTGGCCCGCGAACCATTTGCCAAGTTCCGTGCCTCGCCACTGTTCATCGCCAGTCGCAAGTATTATGAACCGGGGCTCACCACGCACGATAAAGTCGCCGATCCCAAGTTTGTTGCTTACTCGGTCGATTCACCAGCAACTGCTGACCTGCACTTGCAACCCGACAGCCCCGCTCTGAACTCCGGTCTGAAAGTCCCTGCTGCCTGGCCCGATCCCCTGCGCGACGCCGATCAAGCCGAACCCGATATCGGCGCCATTCCCCACGGCGCTCCTGCCTGGGGCGTCGGCGTCGACGGGCGAATCTCGTTATTCACTGGCGAAGCACCCGTTCGTCAGTCACTCCGCGACTGA
- a CDS encoding SDR family NAD(P)-dependent oxidoreductase — protein MSDVDLRGEVAVVTGASLGIGEATAVAFARAGASVIVNYRSHREQAEKVVAECEQVGGKAIAIAADVADQAAVEGLVDAAVKNFGKLTIAVSNAAYSDREVFYQADMVGFKRTVDVTMWGAFYLMRAATQQMIKQGGGGSIVLVSSPHAFIPAPRAMAYNMSKAAIEHAARTAAIEVAEHRIRINVIQPGWTDTPGERKFASEDTLQTAGAKIPLGRLGTPQEMAEGILYLANPKNTYLTGAALLIDGGISLPWWANRGSAAPG, from the coding sequence ATGTCTGATGTCGATTTGCGGGGTGAAGTGGCCGTTGTGACCGGGGCCAGCTTGGGAATTGGCGAGGCGACCGCGGTGGCCTTCGCGCGGGCCGGGGCAAGCGTGATTGTGAACTATCGTTCGCACCGCGAGCAGGCTGAGAAAGTGGTCGCCGAATGCGAGCAGGTCGGCGGCAAGGCCATTGCCATTGCGGCCGATGTCGCCGATCAAGCAGCTGTCGAAGGTTTGGTTGACGCCGCCGTGAAGAACTTCGGCAAGTTGACGATTGCCGTGAGCAACGCGGCTTACAGCGATCGCGAGGTCTTCTATCAGGCCGATATGGTGGGCTTCAAGCGGACGGTCGATGTGACGATGTGGGGGGCGTTCTACCTGATGCGAGCGGCGACCCAACAAATGATCAAGCAGGGTGGCGGCGGCTCGATTGTGCTCGTCAGTTCGCCCCACGCGTTCATCCCGGCACCGCGGGCCATGGCTTACAACATGTCGAAGGCGGCGATCGAGCATGCAGCGCGGACGGCGGCCATTGAAGTGGCCGAACATCGCATTCGCATCAACGTCATCCAGCCCGGCTGGACCGATACTCCCGGCGAACGCAAATTCGCTAGCGAAGACACGCTGCAAACGGCAGGGGCGAAGATTCCCCTGGGCCGACTGGGCACGCCGCAGGAAATGGCCGAGGGAATTCTCTATCTGGCCAATCCGAAGAACACTTATCTGACCGGTGCGGCACTTCTAATCGACGGCGGCATCAGTTTGCCTTGGTGGGCCAATCGCGGGTCGGCAGCTCCCGGGTAA
- a CDS encoding DUF1922 domain-containing protein, translated as MTTTQPQLFLVPCSCGEKLRVRGGQAGEKLTCKCGASVAVPTVRQLRQLETVEDASAPQPAAAWTAWQGPLFSIGALLLFVGVGVLVYTRLFSVLPSDELKQRFEVDVKRAMIPVEQLGAADLLDEFNALREQGRTTEFDYVFEQAHSASAAHQTRQLVGNSLAGIGGLLVVAGIAMALATPRRG; from the coding sequence ATGACCACCACGCAGCCACAGTTGTTTTTGGTTCCTTGCTCGTGCGGCGAGAAGTTGCGCGTCCGCGGAGGACAAGCGGGCGAGAAGTTGACGTGCAAGTGCGGCGCGAGTGTGGCCGTTCCCACCGTTCGTCAATTGCGACAACTGGAAACGGTTGAGGATGCATCAGCCCCTCAGCCAGCGGCTGCGTGGACTGCCTGGCAAGGTCCGCTGTTCTCGATTGGCGCTCTGTTGCTGTTTGTCGGCGTCGGCGTACTTGTATACACCCGGCTGTTCAGCGTGCTTCCGAGCGATGAATTGAAGCAGCGCTTCGAAGTGGATGTGAAACGGGCGATGATCCCGGTCGAGCAACTGGGCGCTGCGGATTTGCTGGATGAATTCAACGCGCTCCGCGAACAGGGACGGACGACTGAGTTCGACTACGTTTTCGAACAAGCCCATAGTGCGTCGGCCGCTCATCAAACCCGGCAACTGGTCGGCAACTCGTTGGCAGGCATTGGTGGCTTGTTGGTCGTTGCCGGAATTGCGATGGCGCTAGCGACCCCACGGCGGGGATAG